CTACTGtatcactgttttttgtttgtttggttttttttttttttttttttttgtccttttcagATGTAGCTCTTTCTATTAAATAgtgataaattttacatttttagaacatGCATAGCTATCAAGGCAAAAATGTCTGCAGAATCTAGTTTGTACCAAAAAGATGCTTTTCAAGAATCACTTATCTTCtttgaaaatgattataattcCTCTTGAATTCTTCAAAGTATCTTCAGAGTCAGGGCAGGGGAGAAACGTGTTAAACTTTTTGAACTTCATTCTattgtactgatttttttttaatttggaaacaacaacaaaaaaagactaaCATGAAAATAAGATACACATTTTCTCCACTTTAGTTGACCCTTAACTTCTCAACACCTATTGTCtgatttttttaggatttttctcattttctcattcactttTTTGCATCTTAGAATTTCTAACTTCTGTTGTAAGCTAtccctgtttatttttatttaaaagaactaGGAAAACCTGAGTATCAATTAATGAAGTGATAATTAGAACAACTAAAGTCAAATAGTCAGAGAGGCATCTGGAAATTATTACCAGAACTTGTCACTTGGTGGAAGAATAAGagttaagatctttttttttttggttaatgttGTTCTTCATTTGCttgtctacattttctttttctttcctgtaatgtTAATGACAttgtatttttagaaagcaaGAATAAATCAAATAggcataaaatatatgaaaaagaatatgatatgGGGACTCACTTGGTTACAAAAAGCATTTGTAAGCAAAGTAACTGCTCTGTTTActcttttcaattctttatttAGGAATAGGGAATGTATATGCTGTTCCAAAGACTCTCACCCAATGTGGACATTTATGCTGGTCCAACTAGAGCAACAATATTAGTAGCTAAGTGGCCCcaacatttttagattttatcaTATTCCCAGTAGTGAAGGTGTCTGAGGAAGCAGAAATGCTCTGACTCTGTGGGTGACTGGggagttttattatttatagggACATGATGAAATGGAGCTTTTAAAAAGgtaccaaaataaaaatcatacagaGAATGGAAGTATGACATCCCCCTAAATTCTTCAAATTCTTTGGCCTCTTTGGATGATGATGGGTAATCTAGCCATGTTTGAAAagaagcttttctcttttttttctcttctgtattttagATGGAAGTCTATCTTCTGATGCAAAACTTCCTCCTGGTGATGGTCCTACACATGGCAGCTTTCACTTCTTTATTTCTCAAGCTGTAGATGATAGGATTCAACATGGGGATGACTGCTGTGTAGAATATGGACACCACTTTattgaggtccagagagaaaACTGCCCCCTGCCTCACATAGATAAAGAAGAGAGTCCCGTACAAGATGGAAACAGCCGTGAGATGGGAAGAGCACGTGGAAAAGGCTTTGGGCCTCCCATCAGCAGAGCGGATCCTCAGGATGGCGAGGAGGATGTGAAAATAGGAGATGATAATGGTCAGGCTACTGACCACGAGGACAGCTCCAGCCACAACGAAAACTAACAACTTATTGACCCGGGTGTCCGCACACACGAGAGAAAGCAGCGGGGACATGTCACAGAAGAAATGATTGATTACGTTGGAGCGACAAAAGGGAAGTCGAAAAGCAGCTGTTGTGTGAGTCATGGTGTTCAGAAACCCCGCAGTGTAGGGTCCGACCAAGCTGGATGCAGAGCATCTGGGACATGGCAACGGAATACAGCAGCGGGttacagatggccacgtagcggtcgtAGGCCATGGACGCCAGGAGAAGGCACTCGATGGCCACAAAGAACCCAGAGAACCACTGCTGCAAGGCACAGCCCAGGAAGGAGATGGCTTTCCGCTCAGCGAAGAAGTCGGCGAGCACCTTGGGACCCACCACTGACGAGAAGCAGGTGTCCACAAAGGACAGGTGACTGAGAAAGGAGTACATCGGTGTGTGGAGGCGGGAATCGAGCCGGATGAGGATAATCATGCCCAAGTTTCCTGTCACAGTAACGAGGTAAAAAAGTAGGAAGAGCAAGAAAAGGAAGACTTGCAGCCGAGGATGGTACTGCAAGCCTAGGAAAATGAACTCTGTGATCTTCGTAGAGTTCTCATCAGCCATTGGTGGGTTTTGGTCTCTAGAGTGAGAAAAGGACAACTGGTAGCGCATACAACTTTACATTTCTTGAAAGTATAACGTGatacacaagaaaagaaattacagatTTTTGATTTAGGAGCACtggtgtttaaaaaacaaaaaaagcctgaATAAAGTGCTAGCAAGTCAAATACATGACAGTTCTAAAGAGCAACACGGCTTAAATGCTTTAAAGAGAAAGTTAAGGATTAACTGAGAATTCAGTCTGCATTAGAAAACCTATAAAACTATTCACCACATTTAcgtcttaaaaagaaaagcactagTATTATTTCAATAGAACTTTTGTAAGAACTTGATTAAATGCggctgtcaaaaaaaaaaaaaaacttttcaatgtGGACAAAAAAAGGGAACTATTTAACATAGTAAGAAAGAACCTTCCTGAAGCTTTCAGAAGAAGCATGTGTAGAGTAAAACATGAGAAACATTCACATTATAACCAGAAACTATATAAAGATGCTCACAATTTATACTATTGAACAAATATTGGAGATTTCAGCCAAaacactaaaatataaataagaaagatATAAGAAtgtagaaaaaagagaaaatacagtcaCTGTTTGCAGGCAAAATAGTCATCCACGTAGAAAAGGACGAGTCAactaataagatttaaaaaaaaaaaattgaagagttCAACAAAGTAATAGTTTAGAAGATCAATGTAAAAAATTCAGTAACAATTGCTTATGagttataatgaaaaagttcATATTTATCAACTCAAATTGAtcaaataactataaaataagcCTAACAAGGAATCTTCAAGATTTGTATGAAGAAAAGTACAAACTGTGGAACTTTACGgaagcaaaaagaagaagaaagtcagtggaaaaatgcattttatgtatttcttatgtataaaatggaaacagactcaatTATAAAGATTCATTTCCTcctgagaaagtaaaaattaactcagactCGGGGAGTAAGGACTTGTGTGGCCATCCTGCAGGCGGGAATAGCAGACCCAGGTAAATCACTGTGAGGAGAACAGGGAACAGTACTTCTCCCGCAGATAACCCCGCAGCTGTCAAGCGTCTAACAACCCTTTCTCTGAGTGACAACCGCCTTATCACTcaatgagaaaatttattttctaaaattataggCTAGCTAAAAACATTCATTGTTAATTATACCAGCAAGATGAAACATGCCACTCTGACCAGGAAGAGCTAAGTCAGTCACTTCGACATGGCGAAGGAGCCTCAATTTCCCGCACAGGCACAGAGCTCCACAGCAGGGACTTCCAGATACCACATGCCACATCCATCCTCACTTTGTAGTTTCCAGGGAAACAGGACCCTGTGTCCGCACTGTGGGCGTGTTGTGAGATTGCCCCCTTAACATACAGCCTGCTTTGTTTTGAGCTTATCAaaagttttcttgatttaaaTTTCATCTAAACTCcaccctttttaaaaatcccacaataactttatttcctctttgctcAGTGAGATACCCATGGTGCTTCTGGTGTGTGACTGTCTCATTGGAATGGCTCAATAAAGCTGGCTTGGTCCAACTACACACTTGTTCCTGGTTGTCTTAGGCCGACCGAGCAAGGACAGTCACCAAACTATGTGGCTAATTTAATGCAATTTCAACCAAAAtctaaatatactttttaatgaaacaatctgctttaaaaatatatgggagaaaaaatatgtaaaaataggcAATatagtttcaaaaaagaaaaataaagatattcaaTGCAGATTTAAAGCTATCATAATTAAAACAGTAAAGTGTTTTTACTAGAAAAAGAGATGAATAGAAAAGGACAGGAAACCTTTAGAAAAACCACAGGCAGACCTAGGCATGAATGTCAACAGACtatgaataaatgttttattccaaGTCAGGAAAGCCAAGATTCAACAAGGcaacactcattaaaaaaaagtgttacaaTAGTTGGATGGCTATTTGagaaaatactgttaaaattCTACCccacatcatttaaaatataaaaatcataactataaatatattacatgaaAATAGTGAAGAATAGTGTTATGCTCTATTTTAATGATCTTCTTAAATAGAACATAAAAACCACATGAAGAACATGTTGTAAATTTTACtatatcacaattttaaataaatatatgccaATATGCATTCTAAGTAAAATTAAGACACAAagattgggaaaaaatattgaaacataTATTATGAAGGATTAAAATAAGAACACACAAAGAACTACCACTAATCAtcaattaaaatagcaaatactCATTGTAATGATAGGCAAAAGATGTAATGCATGCCACAAGAGAGGACACCCAAAGTcccaataagaataaaaaaaatgcttaatttcaCAAATAATCATGGAagccaaattgaaaaaaatgacacactaTTTTCACCTGTCAAATTGACAAAATATTAAGTAAGAGTATAAAATACTGATGAGACAGTTAGAAGAAATAATCACTCATACTGCAGGGTGGAGCCTCTGGATGgtaatttttcactattttgacatttttttggAAAAGCAAGTACTTAATGACTCACAAATTCCATTATGTAATATCTACCCCAAGGAAACACAGAATGGAAAAACAAGGATGTCTACTTCCTCAttgtttaaaatgatgaaaaactgGAATCCGCATAAATACTGTCCACAAGAGCAACAGCAAAATAAATCTTGGTACAGTCATTCTATGGAATACTGTGCAGAAGTTTAAAATTAGGTAATTCTGTATATAAAACATGGTTATTTTTCCAAGATATGTGAAGGAGAAGCAAGTTACAGAATGATCTCTGCAGTATGCTTTTAGGAACAAGTTTTAAACCTTAATATTTCCGTtaattataatcatttaaatGTATGTAAGTAGAATAAAACGAAAAAAGTCTGTAAGGATATACACCAAATTTGCAATCATCATCTCTGAGAACAGAGGGGCTGTGAACTGGTACATGATGGGTAATCAAAGGTGACTTCATGTACATGCAAATTTGATACAAGATTTTGGTACAGGGACAAAGCATACACGCATtagctttatgttttaaaataatctaaaacaaaatcaaaaactgtAGTAATCTAAAACAAGCCCCAAAGGTATTCCATCAATTTTAAAgagtgagagaagaaaagaaaacagctacAATCAATTTGGGATGAGAAATGTGTGAAGCCTAGGAGGTAGAAAGCGAGAAAGTGAGAAACAACTGCAAGTTATGCATCTGGAGTTCTCGATTTCTAAAATTCTAACAAGCTGAGAGAACTCCAAATTCACcctttacaaataagaaaactgagttccCAAGATATCTGAGCCAAGACCACACAGACGGTGGCCAATACACCATCACTTACCAGCGTGCTGTGCTAAAGCCCATGGTTGGCTTCATGACACAACATAATTGAGGCTGCATGAGTATGCAACAAGGAACAAGCATTTATAGAATATTCAAGTCTTACCAGACTCCGCCCCAAGTGCTTTGCCAACCTCAGCCCATTTGATTTCCACCCAAACCTGGATAAGAAACActttgttatccccattttatagagcaGGCAGTAGAGGTTTTAAGTGCAGAAGCTGGAGCCTAAAGTCTGAGAGCCAGGATCTCATAGAGTTATCTGAGATTAAGACACTGCCCTGGCTGAATACAGAGTCTATCCTTTCAACAATGTCACTCTCCCAAGAGGGAACCTTAGACCTCCCGATGTCCCAGCCCAGTTCTGCATGTTCTTTGTGGGATACGGAATCATCGATCACTGTCCAAGTGCAGATTTAATGCTGAAGGGTCTGTTGATTACAAAGAAAGCAATGATGTCTCAGAGAAATAGAGTCCAAGCTTACTCAAGCACAGGGGCTCTCAAACTTCTGCAAACTGTGCTCTTGTTGATAGTTTTTCCATTAACCTCCCCATTCTGTGCTTTGAGCGAGATGCCCATAACCCAGTGCAATACTGCATCCAGATGGCACCACACCTcggggtttgggggtgggggcggctgtGCCCAGCCTCTCTCCGATTCAGGCACAGTCACTGGGTCCTTAAGAGGGATTTCACTTGACTGTAACCTCATGTGCATTTTACAGGATTTCACATTACTTCTTCCTAGACTGGGTGCAACATTCTAACCAGATACATGTCAATGTACCAAATGAACATACTTTAAATgtcagacatttttattttcccatcaatCTATTTAACTCATTTTGAACTTCTTGAAGataaacagagaagcagaaatgataataataaaaaaaatctaaacttacATTTGAacgaattcttttttctttagaattaaaattaaaatggagtacaaattgcattctttttcagCATGCATTtcatcttcccacctcccctcgccccaccccccgccccacccctgtgCCTCTGCACAGAGAAGTCAGACTTTCTAGGAGTCACTTGgttttattcttagttttcttCCCAAGGAACTAGTATGATTCCACTAGGAAACAAATAATCTTCTTCTCGTGGTTTAAAGTTTCTAGAAGTAGTTACATCATTTTTTGTCCTGGGAGAATTTATGTCCCTAAAGTATGTCATACCTTGGGGATTTCAT
This Camelus ferus isolate YT-003-E chromosome 10, BCGSAC_Cfer_1.0, whole genome shotgun sequence DNA region includes the following protein-coding sequences:
- the LOC102519908 gene encoding LOW QUALITY PROTEIN: olfactory receptor 1009-like (The sequence of the model RefSeq protein was modified relative to this genomic sequence to represent the inferred CDS: inserted 2 bases in 1 codon), which translates into the protein MADENSTKITEFIFLGLQYHPRLQVFLFLLFLLFYLVTVTGNLGMIILIRLDSRLHTPMYSFLSHLSFVDTCFSSVVGPKVLADFFAERKAISFLGCALQQWFSGFFVAIECLLLASMAYDRYVAICNPLLYSVAMSQMLCIQLXVGPYTAGFLNTMTHTTAAFRLPFCRSNVINHFFCDMSPLLSLVCADTRVNKLLVFVVAGAVLVVSSLTIIISYFHILLAILRIRSADGRPKAFSTCSSHLTAVSILYGTLFFIYVRQGAVFSLDLNKVVSIFYTAVIPMLNPIIYSLRNKEVKAAMCRTITRRKFCIRR